From a single Oceaniferula flava genomic region:
- a CDS encoding sulfatase-like hydrolase/transferase — protein MITAAQKPNIIVIMADDLGYNDLGVYGCKDIPTPHLDKLAKEGVRFTSAYVTWPMCGPSRAGFLTGKHQSKFGYYKNVSAPFDPQQGLPKMETIASLLQKQGYVTGGVGKWHMGTTNDQHPNAMGFDDWFDFLGGGLMYFPLDHPSYKGRFSPMKKPLNHKYLQHTLPVIHNRKPVQWEQYLTRELTDAGIRFLVENTEKPFFLFMSYNAPHLDLEAPQQTIAKFPPKKMSKLPGVSPKSRSIYGAMVYEMDQGIGKLLAKVDALGLSDNTVIWFLSDNGGMRKTSDNRPLRGAKGSSYEGGIRVPMFVKWPGKTASGKVLTDAITSLDIGATSLAMAGGQPQQAGLHGKDIRSYLTQESTQAPHQTLYWHTARNMDPEGVIREGDFKLIIRNNRVELYHLKDDLGEKHNLAAKYPEKVQSMKARWLEWDNDKKPPLDR, from the coding sequence GTGATCACAGCCGCCCAAAAACCTAACATCATCGTCATCATGGCGGATGACTTGGGTTATAACGATCTCGGCGTCTACGGCTGCAAGGACATCCCCACCCCCCATCTCGACAAGCTCGCCAAAGAAGGGGTGCGCTTCACATCCGCCTATGTCACCTGGCCGATGTGCGGCCCTTCGCGTGCCGGCTTCCTGACCGGCAAGCATCAATCGAAATTCGGCTACTACAAGAACGTCTCAGCCCCCTTCGACCCCCAACAGGGCCTGCCCAAAATGGAGACCATCGCCAGCCTGCTGCAAAAGCAGGGTTACGTCACCGGAGGCGTGGGTAAGTGGCACATGGGCACCACCAACGATCAACACCCGAACGCCATGGGCTTTGACGATTGGTTTGACTTCCTCGGCGGCGGACTGATGTATTTCCCGCTCGATCATCCCTCTTACAAAGGTCGCTTTTCGCCCATGAAAAAGCCCCTGAATCACAAGTATCTGCAGCACACACTGCCCGTGATTCACAACCGGAAACCGGTGCAATGGGAGCAGTATCTCACACGCGAGCTGACGGATGCCGGTATCCGCTTTTTGGTAGAGAACACCGAGAAACCGTTCTTCCTCTTCATGTCGTACAACGCGCCCCACCTCGATCTGGAAGCGCCACAGCAAACCATCGCCAAATTTCCACCCAAGAAGATGAGCAAGCTGCCTGGAGTCAGCCCGAAGTCGCGCTCCATCTATGGCGCCATGGTTTACGAAATGGACCAAGGGATCGGCAAACTGCTGGCGAAGGTCGACGCCCTCGGACTGAGCGATAACACCGTGATCTGGTTCCTGAGCGACAATGGAGGGATGAGAAAAACCAGCGATAACCGACCGCTTCGAGGGGCCAAAGGATCATCCTACGAAGGAGGAATCCGGGTGCCCATGTTTGTCAAATGGCCGGGCAAGACAGCCAGCGGCAAAGTGCTAACAGACGCCATCACCTCTCTCGATATCGGGGCCACCTCATTGGCCATGGCAGGCGGACAGCCGCAACAGGCGGGTCTCCACGGCAAGGATATCCGCAGCTACCTGACTCAGGAATCGACCCAAGCCCCCCATCAGACTCTCTACTGGCACACCGCGCGCAACATGGATCCCGAGGGAGTGATCCGTGAGGGAGACTTCAAACTCATCATCCGCAACAATAGGGTCGAACTCTACCATTTGAAAGACGACCTGGGCGAAAAACACAACTTGGCGGCAAAATATCCGGAAAAAGTGCAGTCGATGAAGGCCCGCTGGCTGGAATGGGACAACGACAAAAAGCCCCCGCTGGACCGGTGA